The sequence CGGATCCGATCTGGCAGAGTGTTGATGACGAAGCGCCGATCTCTGAAATCGAGCAACACATCGCCGCGATCTGGCGTGATGTGTTGGGTGTTAAGGCAATCGGGCGAGCTGATAATTTCTTTGGTCTGGGTGGACATTCGTTGTTGGCGACGCAAGTGATATCACGACTCAAGGCAGAGCTTCAGGTCAGCGTGCCGTTACGTCGCGTATTCGAAGCCGCGACACTGGCGGGTTTTGCCGAGGTGGTAGATCAGGCTCGGAATGGTGCATTGAATGATAGCAAGCTGGATGCGCTGGATGCACTGTTTGGCGAAATGGAGGGACTATGAATCAGGACCGCTTGCTGGCACTTGCACACCGGTTCGCTGATCTCGCCCCGGCGCAGCGCTCGGTATTTTTGCAGCGGTTAGCGGATCAGAATATTGACTTTAGTCTGTTGCCAATTCCGCCCCGTAGCCAGGCCGAAGCGGGCATCGCTTTACCGGCGTCTTTCGCACAGTCGCGGTTGTGGTTTTTGTGGCAAATGGACCCTGAAAGTCCGGCTTATAATATGGCTGGACGGCTTCGACTTGTCGGCGAATTAAACGTGGAGGCGCTGACCGCCAGCGTGCAGTCCTTACTGGCGCGGCATGAGGGATTGCGCACCACGTTTCTAGCTGGATCTGACGGTGCAGCGCTACAAAAGGTGCATCCGATAGTGTCGCTGGAACTGCGCTATGTCGATTTGCAGCATTTGTCTGATGCGGAGCGGGAAAGCGCAGCCAAGGCTGAGGCCTTGCGTCCGTTTGATCTGGCAAGCGGGCCACTCTTGCGCGTGATGCTGATTCGATGCAATAGCAACACCCACTGTTTATTACTGACGGTTCACCATATTGTTTCCGATGGCTGGTCTGCTGAAGTGATGTTGCGTGAATTGGCTGAAGGCTATCGGCTTAATGTCAGTGTTGATTTTGACGTTGCTGTTGCAATAGCTTTACCCGAGAAATTATTCATTCAATATCCCGATTTTGCACTCTGGCAGCGGCGCTGGCTGGAAGCGGGAGAAGCCGAGCGTCAGCGTAATTGGTGGCGTAAGACTTTGGGAGATGATCATCCGGTGCTGGCTTTGCCAACAGATCGGCAACGTCCGGCAATCCCGTCGTCACAAGGTGCGCGCCAATTTTTTACGTTAACACCGCAGGTAACAGAGCAGTTACGGACGCTCGCCCGAGGGCAGGGTGTAACGTTATTCATGGTATTGCTTGCAAGCTTTAAAGCGCTTTTGTACCGCTATAGTGGGCAGGATGATATCCGCGTTGGCGTACCCGCTGCTGGACGAAACCGGATTGAAACCGAGGGATTGATTGGGTTTTTTATTAACACTTTAGTGGTGCGGTCTCGTCCATCGGGACAAAAAACGTTTGCGGAGTTGCTGTTGGAACTGAAGGACGCATTGCTGGGTGCTGAGGCGCATCAGGATTTGCCATTCGAGCAATTGGTCGAAGCGCTGCAGGATGTGCGTAGTACAAGCCATCATCCGTTATTCCAGGTAATGGCGAATCACCAGACTCGTGGTGCAACGCCGCAGTGGGATGGCTTGGTTGTCGATGAGGTGTCGGAAGGTAATCCAGTTGCCAAATTTGACCTAACGTTGACAACCGAGGAAAGCGCAGATGGCGTGTTAAGCGGTGCGTTCGTGTATGCGGCAGAGTTGTTTTTGCCGTCAACGATTACCCGATTGACCGGCCATTATTTGGGCTTGCTCGAGCAAGTCGCCCAAAGTCCGAGTATTACCCTTAATCAATTGGCATTGTTAAGCGATGCAGAACAAGCGCAAATTACGCGCTGGAATGCGGCAGCAGATCAAACAGTTGAAAAACTATTTGTGCCCATCCATACGGCGTTGACTGCGCAAGCCGAGATGTACGGAGACCGCATTGCCCTATGCCATGGCGTAACGACTGTGAGTTGTGATGAATTGAATGTTCGCTCAAATAGGCTGTCGCATCGTCTGATCGCCAGCGGGGTTAAAGCCGAAGTGCGGGTCGGTGTCAGCATCGAACGTTCTGCCGAGATGATCATCGCGTTGCTGGCGATTCTCAAAGCCGGTGGCGCGTTTGTGCCGCTTGATCCGCGTTATCCGGCTGCACGTTTGTCCTACATGCTCAGTGATGCTGGTGTGCAACATCTGGTCACGCAGCGCGGATTATCGACTGTAGCAATCACGCCCGACTCGATGACCACCTTGTACGTGGAGGACGTGCAAAATGAGGATTCCACGGAATATGATCATCCGCCCGCCGTGGTCATTCATCCGTCGCAAAGCGCCTATTTAATTTATACCTCCGGTTCGACCGGTCAACCGAAAGGGGTCACTGTCGAACACGGACCGCTGGCACGGCATTGTCAGGCCATCGGTGAACGTTATCAGATGAGTGTCGAAGATCGGGTCTTGCATTTTGCCTCGATCAACTTTGATCTGGCGCATGAGTACTGGCTGATGCCGTTACTGTTTGGCGCACGCCTGGTGATTACCGACAACGTGTTATGGAGTCCGGCTGAGACCTGCGCACAACTGGCGCATCACGGCGTGACCGTGGCTGCGTTTCCACCGAGTTATCTGGTGCAACTGGCCGAAGCGGCGCAAGCACGTCAGGATAAGCTGGCTTTGCGGGTACTTGCCTTTGGCGGTGAAGCGCTCTCGCGTGAACACTTCGAACTGGTGCGCACCGTGTTTGCCCCTGCGACCCTGATCAATGGCTACGGTCCGACCGAAACCGTGATTTCGCCGATGCTCTGGATCACGCAACCGGATACCGATCCTGCCGAATGGCAACATAACGCCTATCTACCGATAGGCACGCCGGTCGGTGCACGCTCGGCGTATGTGCTGGATGCCGCGCTCAATGCGCTGCCGGTCGGTGTCGCAGGCGAACTCTATCTGGGCGGCGCGGAACTGGCGCGTGGGTATCACGCGCGCGCAGGGATGACCGCCGAGCGGTTTATCCCTGATCCATTCTGCGCTGGCGGTCGACTGTATCGTACCGGCGACCGCGCCCGTTGGCGCAGCGACGGCAGTGTGGATTATTTGGGGCGATTGGATCATCAGGTTAAATTGCGTGGTGTGCGCATCGAACCGGGCGAAATTGAGGCGCAATTGCTAGCATGTTTGGGTGTGCGGGAAGCGGCGGTATTGGTCCACGGCGACGGGGGCGATGGGCAACTGGTGGCTTATCTGGTGGCGGAAGAAAGCGGTGCACCATTGGATCGGACGTTACTGAAATCTCAGCTTCAGCAACGTTTGCCGGATTACATGGTACCGGCCCAATTCATGCTGCTGGACCGCTTGCCGGTGACGGCCAACGGCAAGCTGGATCGTCGCGCGTTACCTGCGCCAACGTGGAAAGGTCGCGCTTATCGTGCGCCGGAAAGCGTTGTTGAGATCAGTCTGGGCGCGATCTGGGCCGAGGTATTAAAACTGGATCGCGTCGGCCTTGATGATCATTTCTTTGAACTGGGCGGGCATTCATTGTTGGCGACTCAGATGTGCGCGCGCATTCAGCGTCGGCTGGGTTTGGTCGTGCCGCTCAGATACCTTTTTCAAACGCCAGTCTTAAGCGAATTTTCAGCGCGTGTAGCGACCGAATGCAGAAGTGCCGAGTTAGCGCTGATACCCAAGCGTCCTCCCGAAGCGTCGGTGCCTTTATCATTTGCGCAGCAAGGGTTGTGGTTGCTCTGGCTTGCTGATCCAGAAGATGCGGGCTACAACATTTATAGTGCGCTGCGATTCCGTGGTGCGCTTGACTACGATACATTGCAGGCCAGTTTTGATGCATTAGTCGCACGCCATGTGGTGCTACGGACCACGTTCATGCAAGGAAAAAATGATTCTGTGTTGCAGCGGATTCATCCGCCTGCGCCGGTTCAGATGACGCTGGTTGATCTCTCGCATTGGGCAGATGCTGAGCGCGAGACAGAAGCACAGCGGTTAGCTGAAGTCGAATCTTTGCGGCCATTTCATTTAGAAAATGGACCACTATTGCGAGTGCAATTAATACAGATGGCGGCGGCTGATCATATCTTGCTGTTGTCGATCCATCACATTGTTGCTGACGGTTGGTCGATAGGGTTAATTTTCAATGAGTTGATGGCGCTTTATCGTGGTTTTCATGATCACCAAAGCATCGCACTGCCGCCAATGAAACTTGATTATGCTGACTACGCTTTTTGGCAACGGCTGCCAACCGTCGCCAATTCCGACGCTGCGACACGGGATGCGACTGACCGCGCTTATTGGCGGCAACAACTCAATGCTATAAAGCCGCTTAACTTACCACGCCCACAAAAGAGGGTGCAATTGCCCGGGATGCGTGGCGAGCAGCTTTTATTTACGTTGGAATCTAATCTGATTAGCCGTGCACGCGATGTGGCGCAACGCAACGGTGCGACTTTGTCGATGCTGTTACAGGCGACATTTCATGCCTTGTTATATCGGCATACCGGTCAGGCAGATCATTGCATCGGTATTCTTGCAGCCAATCGTGATCGTATCGACATTGAGCCGGTAGTCGGCCTGTTTCTTAACGCTCTGACGCTGCGCGCACAAATTGATCCGAAGCTCGGGTTTTCTAGCTTATTGGGCGCAGTGAAAGAAACACATTTAGCGGCACAAATGCACGTTGGTCTGCCTTTTTCCTCATTGGTAGAAGACTTATCGCCAGTTCGGGAGGCCGGTAGAAATCCATTATTTCAGGTTCTTTACAATTTTCTACGTCCTGATTTTGAGAGTCTTTCCGGTTTGCCGGGAATGCAGATTGATGACTTTCCCGTACCACGGCGGACGGTGGTTTTTGATCTCGAATTGGATGTCGTCGAGGATGTGCATGGCGCAGTGTGTGGGGCTTTTTCGTACGCAGTTGAACGGATCGATGCAACGTTTGTAACAGCGCTGCGGGATGATTATTCCACTTTGCTTGCCGCGCTGCTGGATGCGCCCGACTTGCCAATTGCCGGGATCGTAAAGCCCATCATGAATCCTGCGAACGGTCAAAAAATCACCCCCGTTATTGATGTCTCCATAGCGCCTATCGTTCTGCCTTTGTATCCCGAATGGGAATCCATATTGACACAAGTGTGGATTGAAACGCTGGGTGTCGCCGCAGTCGCGCGAGATGATAATTTTTTTGCTTTGGGGGGAAGTTCATTGCTTTGCCTCACAGTGTTGGCGCAATCAAATCGGTTTGGACTTGGACTTGGACTTAGTCTTGCCGATTTATTTCTTCATCAGACGATTGCACAACTTGCAGCGGCAAAGGGAGCATCGCTTCCGTGTGCTACCAAACCGCACACTCGCACTATTGTGCCGCGCCAAACATCTAAGGAAATGTCTTGAACAAAAACAACGCAACCATACCCCGCACTGCTGACTGTTTCGACATTGTTTTGAATGATGGGCCGCGTGTGAAAGTCTTACTTGACGGACAGGCGCTTGAAGTATGGCTTGACGATGCGCCTTCGTTGCGACTGTTGCTAGGCGGAACTGACAGTGCCACGCGCAGTGCAATGATTATTGGTTTGAATACCACGGATGCGGTGGGATTGCGGCTGGCAATACTTGGTGCGTTAAATTTTCTGTTCGCGACAGATGTAATGGTTGACACATTGAAGCTGAATTTCTCGGATTATCAGCAAGCCTTGCCGTCGCTGTTGAGAAGTGGTCTTGCCGTCGTTGATCTCAACGGGCAGGTTTTGTTCACACGAGACGCGTTTGTTCAGCAGCCGGATTTATGGCTTCAAGTTGAATCCAGTGCGGCGTATCCACTTGCTTATGTGATCAGCAACGGCAAACGTCATCCACGCCGTCCACCGAACAATCCAAAAACGGTTTATCGACGCTTTATTCCTTGGCTGAATCAATGGCTAACATTGCGTACTTTGGATCTTGATACCGATCTCGATAGTTTTCACGCCTGGATGAATAATCCGCGTGTGGCAAAATTTTGGGAAGAGGATGGTGCAATTGAAAAGCACCGTGCGTTTATCATCAACGCATTGGCTGATCCGCACGTACATCCGCTGATTGGTTGTCTGGACGATAAGCCCTTTGGCTATTTTGAAGTGTATTGGGCAAAAGAGGATCGTATTGCGCCCTTTTATAATGCGACAGATTATGACCGTGGCTTACATATGCTGGTTGGTGAGGAATGGGCGCGTGGTCCGCACTTCATTTCGGCATGGCTGAACTCGCTCGTACATTATGTGATGCTGGACGATCCACGTACGCAATTAATAGTGTGCGAACCCCGCGCCGACAACGTTCGCATGATCGACTATCTACGGCAAACCGGTTTCGCTTTTCATCGTGAGTTCGACTTTCCACATAAACGTGCCGCGTTGTTAATACTTGAACGCGAGGTATTCTCTCAAGGACCGTGGATAACGGACTGACTTGAGGTTGTTCACAGTAAGGCGTTAGCAGAGATTAATAGTAGTTCTGGGCAAGTCTTAGTGGGTGTTGAGATGTGAGGTCAGTAGATCAGGTTAGTGCAAACTGAATCACATCCACTATGAATGCTGTTGCTGTTGCTGTTGCTGTTGCTGTTGCTGTTGCTGTTGCTGTTGAATTTGTTTTTTTTGACCTACCCCGTCATTGGCACTGCCAAGCTTTTCAGCTGTCAGTCGGGAATTGTTGGGAAACATGTTTGAGCCGCAGGCGAGTTGGTTTCTCAACCCGACTGACAACTGAAATGCTTGGGGACCCGACCAAAGGGAGGGCAGCGCCTCTGCGGTCGCCTTCTTTTTGGTTACTTTTACTTGGCGAAGCAAGAAAAAGTGACTGGCTGTCGGGCCACCCCCGACCAGCATCCACGGAGCACTAACCGTTCCAGATATTGATGAACCGAACCGCAGAAATAACACCCAACCCAACCTCAATGTGAATGAATCTCACTCTCGTCTATAAATATTTGCATCGTTCGTTCGTCATGTTTGATATCGGCAGGATGTGCGTGGCATAACGTGCGTCTTTCTCCCATTTCCGGCAAGAGGTTGAACATGCGTATTTCTGCTATTGAGCACGACTTTATCGGCGTTGGTTTCGGCCCGTCAAATTTGGCAATTGCAGTCGCCATCGAGGAACAAATACAACACGGTAAGAAGGCTCTGGATTATTGCTGCATTGAGAAAAAGCCTGCGTTTATCTGGCATGGCAGCATGTTGCTGGAAGGCAGTGATATGCAGATATCTTTCCTAAAAGATCTGGCGACATTGCGCGATCCGACCAGTCGTTTTACTTTTATTAACTACTTGCATGAAAAAGGCAGATTGAGGGAATTTATCAACCTCAAGAGTTTTTTCCCGTCGCGTATTGAATATAACGATTACCTCCGCTGGGCGGCAAGTCACTTTGATCATCGGTGCCGTTACGGCGAGGAAGTGGTGGATATTGAACCCGTGAAAGAGGGCGGAAAGGTAACGCGGTTGCAGGTCCATTCGCTGGATGCCAGCGGTCGCGCGCATACGCGGTTGGCGAGAAATGTAGTATTTGGCATTGGCGGCGTACCAAGTATTCCTGAGGCTTTTGATGGTGTGCGCGATGATCGGGTATTTCATGCGGCGTATTATCTTGAGCGAATCGAGGCACTAGTTCAGCGTAACGCCACACCACGCCGAATCGCGGTGATCGGTGGTGGTCAGAGCGGCGCTGAAATATTCATGGATCTGGTGTCGCGCTTTAGCGATGTCGAGGTCACGCTGATCACGCGTGGCAAGGCGTTGATGCCTTCCGATGATAGCCCTTTTGTGAATGAAATTTTCAGTCCGGAATTCACCGATCTTATCTATCACCAGCCGGAGGAGTTACGCCGCGCCACCCTTGAAAAATACCGCAGTACAAATTATTCGGTGGTTGATCTCGATTTAATCGAAAAAATTTACATGTTGCTCTATCAACAGCAGGTAAGCGGCAATAAGCGTCATGCGCTGTTGCCGGGCCGTGATGTGAGCGAGGTGCGCCTCGGTAGTAGTGGCGTCGAGTTAGCCCTATGTAAACGGGATAGCAGCGAGACTGAGCCAATTCAATTTGACGCGGTAGTGATGGCAACAGGATATCGTCGCGACG is a genomic window of Glaciimonas sp. CA11.2 containing:
- a CDS encoding non-ribosomal peptide synthetase, which codes for MNQDRLLALAHRFADLAPAQRSVFLQRLADQNIDFSLLPIPPRSQAEAGIALPASFAQSRLWFLWQMDPESPAYNMAGRLRLVGELNVEALTASVQSLLARHEGLRTTFLAGSDGAALQKVHPIVSLELRYVDLQHLSDAERESAAKAEALRPFDLASGPLLRVMLIRCNSNTHCLLLTVHHIVSDGWSAEVMLRELAEGYRLNVSVDFDVAVAIALPEKLFIQYPDFALWQRRWLEAGEAERQRNWWRKTLGDDHPVLALPTDRQRPAIPSSQGARQFFTLTPQVTEQLRTLARGQGVTLFMVLLASFKALLYRYSGQDDIRVGVPAAGRNRIETEGLIGFFINTLVVRSRPSGQKTFAELLLELKDALLGAEAHQDLPFEQLVEALQDVRSTSHHPLFQVMANHQTRGATPQWDGLVVDEVSEGNPVAKFDLTLTTEESADGVLSGAFVYAAELFLPSTITRLTGHYLGLLEQVAQSPSITLNQLALLSDAEQAQITRWNAAADQTVEKLFVPIHTALTAQAEMYGDRIALCHGVTTVSCDELNVRSNRLSHRLIASGVKAEVRVGVSIERSAEMIIALLAILKAGGAFVPLDPRYPAARLSYMLSDAGVQHLVTQRGLSTVAITPDSMTTLYVEDVQNEDSTEYDHPPAVVIHPSQSAYLIYTSGSTGQPKGVTVEHGPLARHCQAIGERYQMSVEDRVLHFASINFDLAHEYWLMPLLFGARLVITDNVLWSPAETCAQLAHHGVTVAAFPPSYLVQLAEAAQARQDKLALRVLAFGGEALSREHFELVRTVFAPATLINGYGPTETVISPMLWITQPDTDPAEWQHNAYLPIGTPVGARSAYVLDAALNALPVGVAGELYLGGAELARGYHARAGMTAERFIPDPFCAGGRLYRTGDRARWRSDGSVDYLGRLDHQVKLRGVRIEPGEIEAQLLACLGVREAAVLVHGDGGDGQLVAYLVAEESGAPLDRTLLKSQLQQRLPDYMVPAQFMLLDRLPVTANGKLDRRALPAPTWKGRAYRAPESVVEISLGAIWAEVLKLDRVGLDDHFFELGGHSLLATQMCARIQRRLGLVVPLRYLFQTPVLSEFSARVATECRSAELALIPKRPPEASVPLSFAQQGLWLLWLADPEDAGYNIYSALRFRGALDYDTLQASFDALVARHVVLRTTFMQGKNDSVLQRIHPPAPVQMTLVDLSHWADAERETEAQRLAEVESLRPFHLENGPLLRVQLIQMAAADHILLLSIHHIVADGWSIGLIFNELMALYRGFHDHQSIALPPMKLDYADYAFWQRLPTVANSDAATRDATDRAYWRQQLNAIKPLNLPRPQKRVQLPGMRGEQLLFTLESNLISRARDVAQRNGATLSMLLQATFHALLYRHTGQADHCIGILAANRDRIDIEPVVGLFLNALTLRAQIDPKLGFSSLLGAVKETHLAAQMHVGLPFSSLVEDLSPVREAGRNPLFQVLYNFLRPDFESLSGLPGMQIDDFPVPRRTVVFDLELDVVEDVHGAVCGAFSYAVERIDATFVTALRDDYSTLLAALLDAPDLPIAGIVKPIMNPANGQKITPVIDVSIAPIVLPLYPEWESILTQVWIETLGVAAVARDDNFFALGGSSLLCLTVLAQSNRFGLGLGLSLADLFLHQTIAQLAAAKGASLPCATKPHTRTIVPRQTSKEMS
- a CDS encoding GNAT family N-acetyltransferase, which gives rise to MNKNNATIPRTADCFDIVLNDGPRVKVLLDGQALEVWLDDAPSLRLLLGGTDSATRSAMIIGLNTTDAVGLRLAILGALNFLFATDVMVDTLKLNFSDYQQALPSLLRSGLAVVDLNGQVLFTRDAFVQQPDLWLQVESSAAYPLAYVISNGKRHPRRPPNNPKTVYRRFIPWLNQWLTLRTLDLDTDLDSFHAWMNNPRVAKFWEEDGAIEKHRAFIINALADPHVHPLIGCLDDKPFGYFEVYWAKEDRIAPFYNATDYDRGLHMLVGEEWARGPHFISAWLNSLVHYVMLDDPRTQLIVCEPRADNVRMIDYLRQTGFAFHREFDFPHKRAALLILEREVFSQGPWITD
- a CDS encoding lysine N(6)-hydroxylase/L-ornithine N(5)-oxygenase family protein; this encodes MRISAIEHDFIGVGFGPSNLAIAVAIEEQIQHGKKALDYCCIEKKPAFIWHGSMLLEGSDMQISFLKDLATLRDPTSRFTFINYLHEKGRLREFINLKSFFPSRIEYNDYLRWAASHFDHRCRYGEEVVDIEPVKEGGKVTRLQVHSLDASGRAHTRLARNVVFGIGGVPSIPEAFDGVRDDRVFHAAYYLERIEALVQRNATPRRIAVIGGGQSGAEIFMDLVSRFSDVEVTLITRGKALMPSDDSPFVNEIFSPEFTDLIYHQPEELRRATLEKYRSTNYSVVDLDLIEKIYMLLYQQQVSGNKRHALLPGRDVSEVRLGSSGVELALCKRDSSETEPIQFDAVVMATGYRRDDHKRLLGSLESYIDGYDVERDYRLRTKGDFLPKIYLQGCCEDSHGLSDTLLSVLAVRSVEILESLRDDRILLNKQNKSIQQNTGGQRCCPVEKLSPAFRVAI